Proteins from a single region of Streptomyces spectabilis:
- a CDS encoding DUF1684 domain-containing protein — MSTTNTSEDTLRNWQQWHEQRVETVSAPYGPLSLTGTHWLADHPDGALPGLGGHWADDGDELVLTAAADDGLTLDGRPFSGTARLTADPGPVAAARLALGERRLVVLRREGLWAVRDFDPGAPARRAFAGIEAASYDPRFAVEGRFTPYGQDRTVRVSNADGVERGLGLGGELAFHLAGRDHTLQVSVEADGSLWAVFADATSGGSSYRFRFLRPAAPGAGGRVTVDFNRALLPPCAFADHFICPFPPPGNTLTADIAAGERHVSLR; from the coding sequence ATGAGCACGACCAACACCAGCGAGGACACGCTCCGGAACTGGCAGCAGTGGCACGAACAGCGCGTCGAGACGGTGTCCGCGCCCTACGGCCCGCTGTCCCTCACCGGCACCCACTGGCTCGCCGACCACCCGGACGGCGCCCTGCCGGGCCTCGGGGGCCACTGGGCCGACGACGGCGACGAGCTGGTCCTGACCGCGGCCGCCGATGACGGCCTCACCCTCGACGGGCGGCCCTTCTCCGGCACGGCCCGGCTTACCGCGGACCCCGGCCCGGTCGCCGCCGCGCGCCTCGCGCTCGGCGAGCGCCGCCTCGTCGTGCTGCGCCGCGAAGGCCTGTGGGCGGTGCGCGACTTCGACCCCGGCGCGCCGGCGCGCCGCGCCTTCGCCGGCATCGAGGCCGCCTCGTACGACCCGCGGTTCGCGGTGGAGGGCCGCTTCACCCCGTACGGGCAGGACCGCACCGTGCGGGTGTCCAACGCGGACGGCGTGGAGCGCGGGCTCGGGCTCGGCGGCGAACTCGCCTTCCACCTCGCCGGGCGGGACCACACGCTCCAGGTGAGCGTCGAGGCCGACGGTTCGCTGTGGGCCGTCTTCGCCGACGCCACCAGCGGCGGGTCCAGCTACCGCTTCCGCTTCCTGCGGCCCGCCGCGCCCGGCGCCGGCGGCCGGGTCACGGTCGACTTCAACCGCGCCCTCCTTCCGCCGTGCGCGTTCGCCGACCACTTCATCTGCCCGTTCCCGCCGCCCGGCAACACCCTGACCGCGGACATCGCCGCGGGCGAGCGGCACGTGTCGCTGCGCTGA
- a CDS encoding S1 family peptidase: protein MRIKRTTPRGGTARHSRTVAVATGLVAAAALAVPAASADEARTYSASDLTAASDAVLEADVAGTAWGVDAKTGKVVVTADSTVSAAEIAALKQAAGDKAGALKIERTPGKFQKYASGGDAIYADSWRCSLGFNVRNSSGASFFVTAGHCTDGAGTWWANSAKTTVLGTTAGSSFPGNDYGLVRYTNNSISKPGTVGSQDITRAANPTVGQNVTRRGSTTGTHTGRVTALNQTVNYGGGDVVSGLTRTTVCAEPGDSGGPLYAGSTALGLTSGGSGNCSSGGTTFFQPVVEALNAYNVSVY from the coding sequence GTGAGGATCAAGCGCACCACCCCCCGTGGCGGCACAGCGAGACACTCCCGCACGGTCGCCGTCGCGACCGGCCTCGTGGCCGCCGCCGCCCTCGCCGTACCCGCCGCCAGCGCCGACGAGGCGCGTACGTACAGCGCGTCCGACCTCACGGCGGCCAGTGACGCCGTCCTCGAAGCGGACGTGGCGGGCACCGCCTGGGGCGTCGACGCGAAGACCGGGAAGGTCGTCGTGACCGCCGACAGCACGGTCTCCGCGGCCGAGATCGCCGCGCTGAAGCAGGCCGCGGGCGACAAGGCGGGCGCCCTGAAGATCGAGCGCACGCCCGGGAAGTTCCAGAAGTACGCCTCCGGCGGCGACGCCATCTACGCGGACAGCTGGCGCTGCTCCCTGGGCTTCAACGTCCGCAACAGCAGCGGTGCCTCCTTCTTCGTGACCGCGGGCCACTGCACCGACGGCGCGGGCACGTGGTGGGCGAACTCGGCGAAGACCACCGTGCTCGGTACGACGGCGGGGTCCAGCTTCCCCGGCAACGACTACGGTCTCGTGCGGTACACGAACAACTCGATCTCCAAGCCGGGGACCGTCGGCAGCCAGGACATCACCCGTGCCGCCAACCCGACCGTCGGCCAGAACGTGACGCGCCGCGGTTCCACCACCGGCACCCACACCGGCCGTGTGACCGCCCTGAACCAGACCGTCAACTACGGCGGCGGCGACGTCGTGAGCGGCCTGACGCGGACCACGGTCTGCGCCGAGCCCGGCGACAGCGGCGGCCCGCTCTACGCCGGCTCCACCGCGCTCGGTCTGACCTCCGGCGGCAGCGGCAACTGCTCCTCCGGCGGCACGACGTTCTTCCAGCCGGTCGTCGAGGCGCTGAACGCGTACAACGTCAGCGTGTACTGA
- a CDS encoding slipin family protein — protein sequence MRPPGAVVVEELVAAGAAVASAGAVYLLSAARVVKQYERGVVLRLGRLQRAVRGPGFTMIVPLVDRMRRVNMQIVTMPVPAQEGITRDNVTVRVDAVVYFKVVDAAEAVMQVEDYRFAVSQMAQTSLRSIIGKSDLDDLLSNREKLNQGLELMIDSPAIGWGVQIDRVEIKDVSLPETMKRSMARQAEADRERRARVINADAELQASKKLAEAAKEMSEQPAALQLRLLQTVVAVAAEKNSTLVLPFPVELLRFLERAQAGPGPGPSDAGRPAPSAAPPESGVESSTIGPAAPSGTAEASESRQD from the coding sequence ATGAGACCCCCGGGGGCCGTCGTGGTCGAGGAACTGGTGGCGGCCGGAGCGGCCGTCGCGTCCGCCGGAGCGGTGTACCTGCTGTCCGCCGCGCGCGTCGTCAAACAGTACGAGCGGGGCGTGGTGCTGCGCCTCGGGCGGCTGCAGCGGGCGGTGCGCGGGCCGGGCTTCACGATGATCGTGCCGCTCGTGGACCGGATGCGCCGGGTCAACATGCAGATCGTGACGATGCCGGTGCCCGCGCAGGAGGGCATCACCCGGGACAACGTCACGGTGCGCGTCGACGCCGTCGTCTACTTCAAGGTGGTCGACGCGGCGGAGGCCGTGATGCAGGTCGAGGACTACCGGTTCGCGGTCTCGCAGATGGCGCAGACCTCGCTGCGCTCCATCATCGGCAAGAGCGACCTGGACGACCTGCTCTCCAACCGCGAGAAGCTCAACCAGGGCCTGGAGCTGATGATCGACAGCCCCGCCATCGGCTGGGGCGTCCAGATCGACCGCGTCGAGATCAAGGACGTCTCCCTGCCCGAGACCATGAAGCGCTCCATGGCCCGCCAGGCTGAGGCCGACCGCGAACGCCGCGCTCGCGTCATCAACGCCGACGCCGAACTCCAGGCCTCCAAGAAGCTCGCCGAAGCCGCCAAGGAGATGTCGGAACAGCCCGCCGCCCTCCAACTCCGCCTGCTCCAGACCGTCGTGGCCGTCGCAGCCGAGAAGAACTCCACCCTCGTGCTGCCCTTCCCCGTCGAGCTGCTCCGGTTCCTGGAGCGCGCGCAGGCGGGTCCCGGCCCCGGGCCGTCGGACGCGGGCCGCCCGGCACCCTCCGCCGCCCCGCCGGAAAGCGGAGTGGAATCTTCAACCATCGGCCCTGCCGCGCCCTCCGGCACCGCCGAAGCATCGGAATCGAGACAGGACTAG
- a CDS encoding S1 family peptidase encodes MKHRRIPKRRAAMAGAGVVALIGAAVTFQTANASDDTPTPTPDTLSVAQAGKLASSLDRELGADAAGTYYDAQAKQLVVNVLDKDAVRTAESAGAKARVVENSLAELKSARSTLSGKASIPGTSWATDPASNKVVVTADRTVKGAALQKLDAVVKQLGGKAELQRSKGEFKPLIAGGDAIFGGSSRCSLGFNVVKDGAPHFLTAGHCTEAVSSWSDKQGGSAIGENAGSSFPDNDYGIVKYSGDTAHPSEVNLYNGSTQKITKAGAATVGQQVQRSGSTTKLHDGKVTGLDATVNYGNGDVVNGLIQTDVCAEPGDSGGALFAGDTALGLTSGGSGDCSAGGETFFQPVPEALEAFGAKIG; translated from the coding sequence TTGAAGCACCGACGCATACCCAAGCGGCGTGCCGCCATGGCGGGCGCGGGCGTCGTCGCCCTGATCGGCGCGGCAGTCACCTTCCAGACTGCGAACGCGAGCGACGACACGCCCACCCCCACACCGGACACGCTGTCGGTGGCCCAGGCCGGAAAGCTCGCCTCGTCGCTCGACCGGGAGCTGGGCGCCGACGCCGCGGGCACGTACTACGACGCCCAGGCCAAGCAGCTCGTCGTGAACGTCCTGGACAAGGACGCGGTGCGCACCGCCGAGTCGGCGGGCGCCAAGGCCAGAGTCGTCGAGAACTCCCTGGCCGAGCTGAAGAGCGCCCGCTCCACGCTCAGCGGCAAGGCGTCGATCCCCGGCACGTCCTGGGCCACCGACCCGGCCAGCAACAAGGTCGTCGTGACCGCGGACCGCACGGTCAAGGGCGCCGCGCTCCAGAAGCTGGACGCGGTCGTGAAGCAGCTCGGCGGCAAAGCCGAACTCCAGCGCTCCAAGGGGGAGTTCAAGCCCCTCATCGCGGGCGGTGACGCCATCTTCGGCGGCAGCAGCCGCTGCTCCCTCGGCTTCAACGTGGTCAAGGACGGCGCCCCGCACTTCCTGACGGCGGGCCACTGCACCGAAGCCGTCTCCAGCTGGTCCGACAAGCAGGGCGGCTCGGCCATCGGCGAGAACGCGGGCTCCAGCTTCCCCGACAACGACTACGGCATCGTCAAGTACAGCGGTGACACGGCCCACCCGAGCGAGGTGAACCTCTACAACGGCAGCACACAGAAGATCACTAAGGCGGGCGCGGCGACCGTCGGCCAGCAGGTGCAGCGCAGCGGCTCCACCACGAAGCTGCACGACGGCAAGGTCACCGGCCTGGACGCCACCGTGAACTACGGCAACGGCGACGTCGTCAACGGCCTCATCCAGACCGACGTCTGCGCCGAGCCCGGCGACAGCGGCGGCGCCCTCTTCGCGGGCGACACCGCGCTCGGTCTGACCTCCGGCGGCAGCGGTGACTGCTCCGCCGGCGGCGAGACGTTCTTCCAGCCGGTGCCGGAGGCCCTGGAGGCCTTCGGGGCGAAAATCGGCTGA